Part of the Spartinivicinus poritis genome, CCAGGCGTTAAGCCTGTGAGAAGAATAAGTCATAAACATGTGTCAACAGCAAAGTTATTACAATTGGTTAAAGGTTAACCTTGAATGGGCTGGTCCCAATGGCCTATGGGTTATCTTTGTTAGCTGGCTGGTTTTATTTCCTTTATTATTATTGTTTGTTGACTTTTACCAACAAAAAGCCATCTCAGCCACTAGTATACAGCCAAGGCAAAAAGTATAAATTCGCGATGGGTATTAAGGTTAGTATATGATCGCTATTATCAATGACTGGCTGTTTAGCTTAACCCTACTATACAGTATTAACACGCTTGCCAACTCAACCCTAATCACTGTCATAGGAACAGCTGTCGACCATCAAACTAAACAACCTTTATACCAAGAACATCACCAGCTTAACATCAATCAGCTCACTCAACTACCTATCACTGATACTGTCAAATACTACGGCCCTAACGATCAGCTACTAGCAAAAAAGACCGTCAACTATAAACTCCCTAAAACACCCAGCATCGAATTTATTGACTATCGACTGAATTACCAGCAACGCTCTCAAGTCATAGACAATACCATTATTATCACTGAAAAAGTGGAGAACAAAATTATTACCAGCACTCAAACATTACTGGATAAGAATACTATTGTTGATGCAGGGTTTGATTCGATGATTAAACTAAATTGGCAGCCTCTTACTCAAGGTAAGGCCATAAAGTTTCGTTTTATTGCCCTATTTAATGGCAAATCCTATGGTTTTTTAGCCAAAAAAATCCAGCAAACCGAAACCACCGTTTCCTTTCGTTTAGCATTAGATAATATGTTATTGAGGTGGATAGCAGACCCGATTGAAGTGACATACAACAAGCAAACCAAACGGTTACTTCGATACCAAGGGATTTCCAATCTATTAAAAAACCCAGATGAAAATTATGTTGTTGATATTAGTTACACCTATCAGTGAACCATTTCTTTCATAGTATGAAGGCTGACATTTATTTTTCAGCTTGCTCTAATACTTTTAAGCGCTTTTCCATCTCCTGCTGTTTAGTAACATCCTTTTGAATACCTATGTAGTACATAAGTTGATCCTCATTACTAAACACAGGGGTTAAACGCAGTTCATTCCAAAACATTGAACCATCTTTACGATAGTTTCTGATGAGCTCGCAGGCTGGCTGATTATTTTTCAATGCCAACCGTATATTATTGATGCCCGGTTGATCACGATCATCTCCCTGTAAAAAGCGACAGTCCTGATATAAGATTTCTTCAGCACTATAACCTGTTAATCGCTCAAAGGCCTTATTGACATAAATAAGTATGTGCTCATCCCCTTCCTGCTCAGCAACTACAATGCCATCGTTAGCGTTATCCACCAAAAGCTGTAATAGGTTTGCATCAATCACGCGATACTCCGTAATAGTTCTTAAGCTGCCCATAACTTAGTTTATATACAACAGAGGAACAACCGCTAACCGATAATGTGCTATAACAAACTTGTACAATTAGTCAAAGATCATCTAAGCCATAACCTACTGTTTTTTATAACTAAATTCAAGTTAAAGGATTTGTAGTGCAAGCTCATCTTTACAAACTTATACAAAAATACTAAATTGTACAATACAAACTCTTAACCGCCAGGGAGTATGTGTAATGAGTTCACACCAAGAAAAGCCTCACATTGGTATCAGCGCTTGTTTACTCGGCCAGAAAGTCAGATTTAATGGAGGTCACAAGCACTCAAAATATTGTACCCAAAAGCTAGCAGAGCACTTCCAATTTGAACCCGTTTGCCCAGAAGTAGGAATCGGTTTGGGAATCCCACGAGAGCCAATTAGACTGGTTGGCGACATTACAA contains:
- a CDS encoding PAS domain-containing protein, whose product is MIDANLLQLLVDNANDGIVVAEQEGDEHILIYVNKAFERLTGYSAEEILYQDCRFLQGDDRDQPGINNIRLALKNNQPACELIRNYRKDGSMFWNELRLTPVFSNEDQLMYYIGIQKDVTKQQEMEKRLKVLEQAEK